In the genome of Lactuca sativa cultivar Salinas chromosome 3, Lsat_Salinas_v11, whole genome shotgun sequence, the window aaaaattcgAGGTATATATCAGTTTGACTATCACAATAAATTATAAGTGCAAGATAAATCACCACACCCTTCGTTGTACAACCCTTAAAGCCAAGTATCATCtttacaagtaatagaatagccATGTTTTCAGCTTCCATGGTAGACAAAAGCAAAAGTAGAAGTATTGTAGCCTTCCAACTCACAACAATCAAAAATATACATAACCCATGAGTGATCATCTTCTTTTGCCAAGATTGCCTACATAATCAAAACGAACATATGTAAATAACTCATATGTTGATTTTGCAAACTCGAAACAGGCCTTAAAAGTATATTTAAAGCATTAGAATATAATATCCATTATGCcaatttttaatgtttatttcCAAGGTTATCCTTACAACACTCAATGCATGTGATAAGTTGGGTCATGAACTAATGGTTGTATACCTTGATGATCTAAATGCATTTGAATAAGAAACTTTAGAGGGCAGATCAATTTCGTCATTTGATTGACGATAAAGTTGGGAAGATAGCAAAAAATGACGAACATGTGTTGTACTTGTTGGTTTTGCACTTTGCATCTTAAAGTCGTGTATGACTTGTAGATGCTTTTACTTAAATATAACATGCATATGTATTGATTTCTTGTAATATCCATACCAAAATTAAATATCTTTGCATCACCTAAATCTTTCGTCTCGAACTCCTGGTTTAGTTAACCTTTTGGTGTAGTAATGAGTCTTGTATCCTGCAGCATCGAGCATGTCATCAATATACACACAATCATAAGTAATTAAGACAAAAACaatggtttttttttaaatagacaaatattcaatatactttaaaaaaataattaaattttgtGTGAAggcaaatttaaaaaataaaaattatataaagatGAAACACTTATAAAAGTGAAGTGTTGCTCCCTTGTGTATGATATGCAATACTTTAAAATAAATCTAGATCTTATGCTAAAAACTAAATAATATGTCAAGTTAACATTAgagttttaaataataaatacttATTTTCGAAAGGAGAAAGACTAAAATATCGTTGAGCATGGCCACTTTCCAACCTTGACTTGTGGCTGCTGGATAGAGTCAACATTCTTATAGGTATATTATGCTTTAAAACTCGTATATTGTTTTTGATTGAACCATTAtcccatttttttttcttataattagACTCTATTATATATACCAGAGACAACATTTTATTTTGAGAATCATTAGGAGGGTGAGATTAGAGATGAAAGACCAAATCCCACTTCTAACCCCTTACAAAATGGGTAATTTCCAACTTGCGCACAGGTAtatatgatatattgatatatatacatatatgaagtTCCGTGATAAGGATTTAAACTATTACAAGTTGACTTCAAGTGgtttgatgttttgcaggattgTGTTAGCTCCACTGACAAGGTTTAGATCTTACAACAGCATTCCTCAATCACATGCTATCTTATATTACTCTCAAAGAACAACCGAAGGAGGATTTTTGATCACTGAAGGCACTCTCATATCACTCGCAGCCCAAGGGTCATTTTCATAATTAAAACATATATATTTCTTTTAGTTTATACATCTCATTTAAAGTAGTAAAAATACTACCGAATAtatgtttgttttgtttggtttTAAGGTATAAGAATGCACCTGGAATATGGTCGAAGGAACACATCGATGCATGGAAACCCATTGTGGATGCTGTTCATGCAAAAGGCGGCGTCTTCTTTTGTCAACTCTGGCACCTTGGGAGAGTTTCCGATCAAAGTATGCTTCATTTTTTTATCATCTTTTATTacgaataaattacaaaattaaatcTAGAAAATCATCTTAATTAAGtgtagagtaaattactgaaatcgtccctatggtttagtcaaaattgcacgtttggtccttaacttttcttttgcactcggatcatccctatggtttgattttgttgcatttttcgtcccttacatacataaagttagggaccaaacatgcaattttgaccaaagcacagggacgaaaaacgcaacaaaatcaaaccatagggacgatccgagtgcagaagaaaagttagggaccaaacgtgtaattttaaccaaaccatagggacgatttcagtaatttactcttaagtGTAGGTTATGAGCCAAATGCTGGAGTACCACCGGTTTCTTCCACAGACAAACAATGTAATCCTGTAGTTGACAGCAACGGCCAAGTTTTGTTTGAATTTCCACCTCCTCGAAGACTAAAAACCAAGGAAATTAGTGGAATTGTTAATGATTACAGAGTTGCAGCAAGAAATGTTATGGAAGCTGGTAAGTGTTCATGGAGTTGGACCAGTTTTCTGATGTTTAATTCCTTTTATATAATGAATTGAAGTCCAATACATGTTATATAGGATTTGATGGCGTTGAGATTCATGGGGCTCATGGGTATCTAATCGACCAGTTCTTGAAAGATGAAATCAATGATCGGACTGACGCATATggaggttcaatagagaatcgATGTAGATTTGCCATGGAAGTAGTGGAAGCTGTGATAAATGAGATCGGAGCCAATAGAGTTGGCATCAGGCTTTCACCATTTGCAGATTACATGGGTTCGGGAGATTCAAACCCAGAAGCTTTAGGTCTTTACATGGTGAAATCACTAAACAAATACGGGATTCTCTATTGCCACATGGTGGAACCAAGGATGAAACTTCTGGAAGAACGAAGGGAATGCACAGTCAGTTTGGGAGCAATGAGAGAGGCGTTTAATGCTACTTTCATTGTTGCTGGTGGATACGGGAGAGAAGATGGTGATGATGCTATAACTCAGAAGCATGCAGATCTTGTAGGATATGGTCGATTGTTCTTGGCTAACCCTGATTTACCCAAAAGATTTGAGCTTGATGCTCCACTTAACAAACATAATAGAGAGACATTTTACACAGAAGATCCGGTTGTTGGCTACACCGATTATCCATTTCTTAAAACCACAGTTTGAGTTTGGAGATGATAAATAATTACGAAAGCATTGTTGTAAACTGATAATCTGTATTTCATACATTGTATCCAAATTTAGTCCATGGTTTTTATAATATTTGTTGTCTATGGATGTTTTTTTTAGTTGTGCTATGGACTTTTACTATACTATTTTAATATATGAGTTATTAGTTATATAAACTCTTTTAATATATGATTACAAATTATAATGTAGattacaaatataaataaaaaaatgcaaATATGATATATTCATTACTAAAATTTTGAAACAATGGATATGGTTGATGGATCATAATTGTAGCGAATATATTGGTAATTATGCTAGAGAGTAGCTACTCGCCTACACCATTGCTAAGTATAATTTCATCGATCTTTTTAGTTACCAACACTACCCTCGATTCCTCAAAATAAATGTTACTAATTATCAGAGCTGGTCCTGAAAAATGACATATTTTTAAAGGCTTAggatgaacaaaaaaaaaatccttatctttattataattttgtattttttaaacaaaaatatagaataaaaaaaattgaggCCTGTGCAACTATCCACTTTACCCCCTCTAAACCCCATGCTAATTATGTGACTAAAATCAGCCACGGGGTTGTCTCCAAAGTTCCATTGTTAAGGTTGGCTAATAATGATCTCAAACTAAAACATACAACGTTATTGAGTTTCATTTACCCTAATCTTAAAATTGTTACAATTTTAGCACTTCAACAAAGGATACGATTTCACACATAAAGAGTaataaggcaaaagaaatcaaataacaCAATATTCAAAATGtcataataaaccctacaaataACAGATGTTGTAAATGCTCACTTGTACTGTTGTACAAAAATAGGTTCACCCCTAGTCACAACTTGGTTAAGCACATGGTGACATTTCCAATACAATATAATGGTTGTCTTCTAACCCTAAAAAAGATAGTGGCGTGGCTCGGTCCACATATATAGGTCGTGTTCAGCACGCAGCTTTTAAGAGTTTGTACCGTTTAGTTTttagaaaaacactaaaaaaaaaaaaaaaaaaaaaaaacttcgttTGGCAACATTGGGCAATACGAGCGGATAGCTTTTACTCAAAATCAAACGCTCCAAAAACAAAACGTTACTTCGAGAAGGGTTCATCTAAAAGCTCCAACCTAATATCAAAAAATTACTAAATTGCCCATAAGAATCACGTATCTGTCGTGATAGTAAAAAAAAATGGGGGATAATTTCAAAATACCggtaatagtaaaaaaaaaaatgggagaaaatttcaaaatttagacATAAAAATGGATATTTCCGGGTATAGACATACATTCCGCGGAGGTACCTCTGTGGAATCTACTGTAGCTCCGCGGAATGACAAAATCGTAAATAAATTagtgtatttaaaaaataaaaaaataaaaaaataaaaaaaacactcAATATTCATTCCGCGAAGCTACAGTGGATCCTGCGGAGGTAGCTCCGAATAATGGATCTtcagttttagttttttttttttcaaatcaattaaaaaaatcaCCCCCAATGATTCTTTTATGTAATGATCTCTAATTATAAGACAAAATTTTTTCCATCTCATATTTTACGAAACATTGTCAAAAGAATTCATACTATCATAATCTTTTCTTGAAAATAATTAGTTGGGAATTGAATATAAACCCCGAAAAatcgatttgaaaaaaaaaaaaaaaaaaaaaaaaaaaaaactgaaaatccATTCCTCGGAGCTACCTCCGCGGAatggatcttgagttttttttAATACACTAATTTATTTACGATTTTGTCTTTCCGCGAAGCTACCTCCGCGGAATGCATGTCTGTACCCAGAAATGTtcattttcatgtctaaattttaaaattatcacCCATTTTTTATTATTACTAGTATTTTCGCTTTTATTTCACCCTAAACCCTTAATACAATTGCATCTCGATCGCCTCTCTCAAGAAGAACGTCACAACTGATGTACCTGTCCACGCAATCAAGAATCTTAATCCAACAGGTAAATTTTCAATCCATGTGAATGTTTTGTCACAGAATTCAGAATTTTTCTTGTATGAATACATGCATACGATCATAAGGCtttaataaaaatagttaaattcTTTTGTTTGTAACCAGCTTTCTTTGTTTGCTTTTGAATATGATACACGAAATAAGGAAAAAAGCCTGTCATGCTTGTTCTTTTTTGTTTGACTTGATTTatgatttaatattttattaagaaCAAATGAAAGAACTTACCCACGTGAACTTGTTTTCAAAAGATGCATGATGTGTCCTTTTCATTCCAATAAACATGTACCTTATATCCTTTAAATAATCTTTATGTTGTCTTCTTGCTATAATATTAAATGGTGGATTGTGGTTTGGAAAATACTTGCAGCAAACAgagaaattaaaaattttaaatatactAATATGACTTCATGATAAAGCATGATGTAACTCTTAATTACTTTCATTGCATGTTCCACTTTATCCCTGTAAGATCATCAGTTTTTGCTCCTGCATCTTGTGCATGCTTCCCGCTAGATGCGTTTCTAAGTTCAATCTCAAAATGAATTCCAACTAACACACTAGTCTTACGGTTTACATCTTAACTCTATTTTGTTAATATCTTAACAAATTTATGGTTAAAGAAGTTAAGTCTAAATCATGCCTAAATTCCCATAATTAGCTAACATTCTAATTTTGACTTAATTCCAAGATTGAAATCTAGTTAACATTCCTAGTATCATATATTTTAATTCAATCctacatattaatgtttttttttaaattaagtccATATTCTAGTTAAATGAAATCAATCAAGTGTCATTCTTTAACTCTAAATTAATCTGAAAGCATTTTACTTCAAATATCATCTAATAATAGTCAAAGTtttactttaattaatttaaatcaattaaaattaaaatcttaAATGTATAGGTTTATTCTATATTTCTATATATACCCTTAATTGTTTGGTGTATCCTCCTTTTGTGAGTGGGTTGAGTGTGTGTATTTGATTTTTTATGTGAACAAGGGATACATATAATAACAACACCCAATATATATTTCTAATGTACCTATACGTGTTATGTTCAGAtttcgtgtgtatatatatatatatatatatatatatatatatatatatatatatatatatatatatatatatatatataattttattttctaaataatttTAGTAAGGTGTTAAAACTTCTAGCTTCAGATTGCAGATGACATGTATGGTTGGTGTCGCTCATAAACTTATGTATATCACTGAGGATATATTGTAATACTGCAACATGTATTTTGAAAATGCTTTTCTGAAGTTGTATTGGATTGTGTGTGAATTGATTTATCATTATTAATCTATGTATACCGTTTGATCACAAACTTCTCCTAGTCAACTTGTGAGAGTTTTTCACTTTTTTATGGAGCATACACTATATGGTACTCAAGGTTGCAAGTTTGTTTTCATAGAAGAAGTTCTTTATATTTATTGTTTGATGTACTCTACTTAGTG includes:
- the LOC111914442 gene encoding 12-oxophytodienoate reductase 2; its protein translation is MKDQIPLLTPYKMGNFQLAHRIVLAPLTRFRSYNSIPQSHAILYYSQRTTEGGFLITEGTLISLAAQGYKNAPGIWSKEHIDAWKPIVDAVHAKGGVFFCQLWHLGRVSDQSYEPNAGVPPVSSTDKQCNPVVDSNGQVLFEFPPPRRLKTKEISGIVNDYRVAARNVMEAGFDGVEIHGAHGYLIDQFLKDEINDRTDAYGGSIENRCRFAMEVVEAVINEIGANRVGIRLSPFADYMGSGDSNPEALGLYMVKSLNKYGILYCHMVEPRMKLLEERRECTVSLGAMREAFNATFIVAGGYGREDGDDAITQKHADLVGYGRLFLANPDLPKRFELDAPLNKHNRETFYTEDPVVGYTDYPFLKTTV